From a single Paramisgurnus dabryanus chromosome 17, PD_genome_1.1, whole genome shotgun sequence genomic region:
- the LOC135777838 gene encoding gap junction delta-2 protein: MGEWTILERLLEAAVQQHSTMIGRILLTVVVIFRILIVAIVGETVYDDEQTMFVCNALQPGCNQACYDKAFPISHIRYWVFQIIMVCTPSLCFITYSVHQSAKQKERRYSTATVLLSLDSKEQESLKREEIKSQKIKNTIVNGVTHSVDNTTKDPEPDCLEAKELITSSSGKPVKSKMRRQEGISRFYIIQIVFRNALEIGFLVGQYFLYGFNVPAVYECDRYPCIKEVECYVSRPTEKTVFLVFMFAVSGFCVVLNLAELNHLGWRKIKTAVRGVQARRKSIYEIRNKDLPRMTMPNFGRTQSSDSAYV; this comes from the exons ATGGGGGAATGGACCATACTAGAGAGACTTCTGGAGGCTGCTGTCCAGCAGCACTCCACTATGATAGGAAG GATCCTACTGACAGTGGTGGTGATCTTCCGGATTTTAATCGTAGCTATAGTGGGAGAGACAGTGTATGACGACGAGCAGACCATGTTCGTCTGTAACGCCTTACAACCGGGCTGTAACCAGGCGTGTTACGACAAGGCTTTCCCCATATCTCACATCAGATACTGGGTCTTTCAGATCATCATGGTCTGCACGCCCAGCCTGTGCTTCATCACGTACTCGGTGCATCAGTCGGCCAAGCAGAAGGAGCGGCGATATTCCACCGCCACCGTCCTCCTGTCGCTGGATAGCAAAGAGCAAGAGTCCCTGAAGCGCGAGGAGATCAAGAGCCAAAAGATCAAGAACACCATCGTGAACGGAGTAACGCACAGCGTGGATAACACCACCAAAGACCCCGAGCCCGACTGCCTGGAGGCCAAAGAGCTGATCACGTCGAGTTCGGGCAAGCCCGTCAAGTCGAAAATGCGTCGCCAGGAGGGCATCTCGCGCTTCTACATCATTCAGATCGTGTTCAGGAACGCGCTGGAGATCGGCTTCCTGGTGGGCCAGTATTTCTTGTACGGATTCAACGTGCCCGCCGTGTACGAGTGCGACCGGTACCCGTGCATCAAAGAGGTGGAGTGTTACGTGTCCAGGCCCACGGAGAAAACCGTGTTCCTCGTCTTCATGTTCGCGGTGAGCGGCTTTTGCGTGGTGCTCAATCTGGCCGAGCTCAATCACTTGGGCTGGAGGAAGATCAAAACGGCCGTGAGGGGCGTCCAGGCCCGAAGGAAGTCCATCTATGAGATCAGGAACAAAGATCTGCCCCGCATGACCATGCCCAATTTCGGGCGCACTCAGTCCAGTGACTCTGCCTACGTGTAA